In a single window of the Olivibacter sp. SDN3 genome:
- a CDS encoding helix-turn-helix domain-containing protein, with amino-acid sequence MKSLGKKIRLLRHQNGWSQEDVAKRLDISIPAFSKIETGITDVNLSRLQQIAKLFDMTIVQLLNFNDADEQKKYTSDLELANKKLLERNNDVIELQKKVIELYEELRKTYINQK; translated from the coding sequence ATGAAATCTCTAGGGAAAAAAATCAGATTATTGCGTCATCAAAATGGATGGAGTCAAGAAGATGTAGCCAAGCGGCTGGATATATCTATTCCTGCCTTTTCAAAAATAGAAACCGGCATTACAGATGTCAATCTTTCAAGATTACAACAGATTGCGAAGCTTTTTGATATGACAATTGTACAGTTGCTAAATTTTAATGACGCGGATGAGCAGAAGAAATACACATCTGATTTAGAGCTTGCTAACAAAAAATTGCTCGAAAGAAATAATGATGTAATAGAGTTGCAAAAAAAGGTAATAGAGCTATATGAAGAGTTGAGGAAAACGTACATCAATCAGAAGTAA
- the murC gene encoding UDP-N-acetylmuramate--L-alanine ligase, translated as MRVHFIAIGGSVMHNLAIALSKKGYLVSGSDDFIYEPSRTNLAKYGLLPERLGWFPEKITDEINAVVLGMHAKEDNPELLKAQELGLQIYSYPAYIYEQSKEKTRVVIGGSHGKTTITSMVMHVLKHTGRDFDYVVGAKLDGFEYMVKITKDAPLIIIEGDEYLASAIDRRPKFLLYHAHIALISGIAWDHINVFPTYDEYVKQFKLFIESIEEKGTLVYNKDDKEVQALVSNDDSNINKHGYKLPDFTINKGISYLNTAKREVPLQIFGKHNLSNLAGAFTVGEWLGISRNEFYDAISTFKGAARRLEYIADYNGSVVYKDFAHSPSKVKASIEAVKEQYPENKLFAVVELHTFSSLNEEFLKEYKGAMDGADEAAVFIDQQSMKQKNISPISDLTIKEAFNRMDISYFTDVDTLQQYIGTIESQHKNLLFMSSGNFGGINLVNLSEKFFNS; from the coding sequence ATGCGTGTGCATTTTATAGCTATCGGTGGAAGTGTTATGCATAATTTGGCTATAGCTTTGTCGAAAAAAGGGTATTTGGTGAGTGGCTCTGATGATTTTATCTATGAGCCTTCTCGAACTAACTTAGCTAAATACGGACTACTGCCTGAGCGTCTCGGATGGTTCCCAGAAAAAATTACCGATGAAATAAATGCAGTGGTTCTAGGGATGCATGCGAAAGAAGATAATCCGGAGTTACTAAAAGCACAAGAACTTGGATTGCAGATTTATTCTTATCCGGCTTATATCTATGAGCAGTCGAAAGAGAAAACCCGTGTTGTCATTGGTGGAAGTCATGGAAAAACAACGATTACTTCTATGGTTATGCATGTGTTGAAGCATACAGGGAGAGATTTTGATTATGTTGTGGGAGCGAAATTGGATGGTTTTGAATACATGGTGAAGATTACAAAGGATGCTCCTTTGATTATTATTGAAGGAGATGAGTATCTTGCTTCGGCAATAGACAGGCGACCAAAGTTTTTATTATATCATGCTCATATTGCTTTGATCAGCGGGATAGCCTGGGATCATATAAACGTTTTTCCTACCTACGATGAATATGTTAAGCAATTCAAATTATTCATTGAAAGTATTGAGGAGAAAGGCACTTTAGTGTACAATAAAGATGACAAGGAGGTTCAGGCGCTTGTTTCTAACGACGATTCTAATATCAATAAACATGGTTATAAATTACCCGATTTTACTATTAACAAAGGAATTAGCTATTTAAATACAGCAAAAAGGGAGGTCCCGCTGCAGATTTTTGGAAAGCATAATCTTTCAAATCTTGCAGGTGCTTTTACTGTTGGCGAATGGTTGGGGATAAGCAGGAATGAGTTTTACGATGCTATAAGTACTTTTAAGGGTGCTGCGAGAAGACTTGAATATATAGCTGATTATAACGGGAGTGTAGTTTATAAAGACTTCGCACACTCTCCATCAAAAGTTAAAGCATCCATAGAGGCTGTAAAAGAGCAGTATCCCGAAAATAAATTATTTGCAGTGGTAGAGTTGCATACTTTTAGCAGTTTGAATGAAGAATTTTTGAAGGAATACAAAGGGGCGATGGATGGAGCGGATGAGGCTGCTGTGTTTATAGATCAGCAATCAATGAAACAGAAAAATATATCACCCATTAGCGATCTCACTATTAAAGAGGCGTTCAACCGAATGGATATTTCCTACTTTACGGACGTAGATACATTACAACAGTATATCGGAACAATAGAATCTCAGCATAAAAATTTATTGTTTATGAGTTCTGGAAACTTTGGCGGTATCAATCTTGTTAACTTGTCGGAAAAATTCTTTAATTCCTGA
- the prmA gene encoding 50S ribosomal protein L11 methyltransferase, whose product MDYSELIFTCSDSEAWQRDLLINDLANIGFDTFEEIDVGFKAYIASAALDIAAVERLLLNLPDNFSITYTVRPIEPKNWNAVWESNFEPIAVLGRCYVRATFHESKPNYEYEIIIDPKMAFGTGHHQTTSLMMEYLLDSNLQRKRVLDMGCGTGILAILAAKIGAQEITAIDYDPICCTSVKENTELNQVNSIKIYCGSKEVIPNELYDIILANINRNILLDQLGKYAEVIKPHGSLFLSGFYDGDDLAQIVDASHSFGFKYISKKLQDNWVAAKLEKY is encoded by the coding sequence ATGGACTACAGTGAACTGATATTTACATGCAGTGATAGTGAAGCATGGCAACGGGATTTATTAATAAATGACCTTGCCAATATTGGTTTTGATACGTTTGAGGAAATCGACGTTGGGTTTAAAGCTTACATCGCTAGTGCCGCCTTGGATATCGCTGCTGTTGAACGTCTCTTATTGAATTTACCTGATAATTTTAGTATTACTTATACGGTTAGGCCTATTGAACCGAAAAATTGGAACGCTGTATGGGAAAGTAACTTTGAACCAATAGCGGTGTTAGGTCGTTGTTATGTACGGGCAACCTTTCATGAATCTAAACCTAATTACGAGTACGAGATTATAATCGATCCTAAAATGGCGTTCGGTACGGGACACCATCAAACGACATCACTTATGATGGAATATTTGCTCGATAGTAATCTGCAGCGAAAAAGGGTTTTAGATATGGGGTGTGGAACGGGGATCCTTGCGATTCTCGCTGCGAAGATAGGGGCACAGGAGATAACTGCAATTGATTATGATCCCATCTGTTGTACGAGTGTGAAAGAAAATACAGAACTCAACCAGGTTAATAGTATAAAAATCTATTGTGGGTCTAAGGAAGTTATTCCGAATGAGCTTTATGATATTATTTTGGCAAACATTAATAGAAATATACTGTTAGATCAGCTAGGTAAATACGCAGAAGTTATAAAACCGCATGGATCATTATTTCTAAGCGGATTCTACGATGGTGATGATTTAGCGCAGATCGTTGATGCTTCACATTCCTTTGGATTTAAGTATATTAGTAAAAAACTGCAAGATAATTGGGTTGCAGCCAAACTTGAAAAATATTAA
- the tpiA gene encoding triose-phosphate isomerase yields the protein MRKKIVAGNWKMNLDYQEGISLFSEVVNMVKDEVRGEQDIVVCSPFIHLYGISALAKDANNVSTGAQNIHQEESGAFTGEISAKQIRSVGANYVILGHSERRAYFGETNELLAKKVDIAIKYQLTPIFCIGETKEERESGEFFSVIKEQLTQGVFHLEADDFENIVIAYEPVWAIGTGLTASPEQAQEVHAYIRKVIGEQYNTTLADEISILYGGSCNPKNAPDLFSQADIDGGLIGGASLKSRDFTDIVKVFN from the coding sequence ATGCGAAAAAAAATTGTAGCCGGTAATTGGAAGATGAACCTAGATTATCAAGAAGGAATAAGCCTTTTTTCTGAGGTAGTAAATATGGTAAAAGATGAGGTTAGAGGTGAGCAGGATATTGTTGTATGCAGCCCTTTTATTCATTTATACGGTATTTCGGCTTTGGCAAAAGATGCAAATAATGTATCTACAGGTGCACAGAACATACACCAAGAGGAAAGCGGTGCTTTTACCGGAGAGATTTCTGCTAAACAGATTAGGTCAGTTGGAGCTAATTACGTTATTTTGGGGCATTCGGAACGAAGAGCGTATTTTGGAGAGACCAACGAATTATTGGCTAAGAAAGTCGACATCGCTATAAAATATCAATTAACGCCTATTTTTTGCATTGGAGAAACAAAAGAAGAGCGTGAATCGGGTGAATTTTTTTCTGTTATAAAAGAGCAATTGACGCAGGGTGTGTTTCATCTAGAAGCTGATGATTTTGAAAATATTGTCATTGCCTATGAGCCTGTATGGGCAATAGGAACGGGCTTAACCGCTAGTCCGGAACAGGCGCAAGAGGTTCACGCATACATTCGGAAAGTAATTGGTGAACAATATAATACTACGTTGGCAGACGAAATTAGTATTTTATATGGAGGAAGCTGCAACCCAAAGAATGCTCCTGACCTGTTTTCCCAAGCAGATATCGACGGTGGTTTGATAGGCGGTGCATCCTTAAAGTCGAGAGATTTTACTGATATTGTTAAAGTATTTAATTAA
- a CDS encoding putative sugar nucleotidyl transferase gives MQIVLYDNDEWRAKLYPLSLTRPVADLRVGILTIGEKWSKWLKQPVSFLTEEYLKPKYPTFNQDNDVLLIRAGVCPDERLCTEVMSLKAGEKLVNRQDIIAIRTTVDEVKLSARPSTDFYRPLVYVHDFVDIVYPEDIFINNGIEIRKDFQLLTAGRISATLSSTNTILGENIFVEEGAVAECCIINTLKGPVYLGRNSEIWEGTAVRGSFALGDDSQVKMGAKIYSNVTVGPGCRVGGELNTCVIWGNSSKGHEGYFGSGVMGEWCNWGADTNNSNLKNNYKNVRVYDYKSDSYRDTGLQFYGLIMGDHSKCAINTSFNTGTVVGVSASIFGGGVPPTFVPDFSWGNHGIYELEKMFSTAKLVFARRNRKFDNIEQSILNEVFEITRKQRD, from the coding sequence ATGCAGATAGTATTATATGATAACGACGAATGGCGTGCTAAACTTTATCCCTTAAGTTTAACAAGACCTGTAGCCGATCTGCGTGTCGGCATTCTCACAATTGGCGAAAAGTGGTCTAAATGGCTGAAACAGCCGGTGTCCTTTTTAACAGAAGAATATCTAAAACCTAAATATCCAACGTTTAATCAAGATAATGATGTATTATTGATCAGGGCTGGGGTTTGTCCCGACGAACGTTTATGCACCGAAGTGATGTCATTAAAAGCTGGAGAAAAGCTTGTCAATAGGCAGGATATCATAGCCATCCGCACAACAGTTGATGAAGTAAAATTATCGGCAAGACCGTCGACTGATTTTTATAGGCCATTGGTTTATGTTCATGATTTTGTAGATATAGTATATCCCGAAGATATTTTTATAAATAATGGAATAGAGATAAGGAAGGATTTTCAATTGTTAACAGCGGGGCGAATATCAGCTACCTTAAGTAGCACCAATACGATTCTTGGCGAAAATATTTTTGTTGAAGAAGGCGCAGTGGCAGAATGCTGTATAATCAATACATTGAAAGGTCCTGTTTACCTAGGAAGAAATAGCGAAATATGGGAAGGAACAGCGGTGCGAGGATCTTTTGCTTTGGGTGATGATTCGCAAGTGAAAATGGGTGCAAAGATATACAGTAATGTTACCGTAGGGCCTGGTTGTAGGGTAGGTGGTGAACTGAATACTTGTGTGATATGGGGGAACTCCTCTAAAGGGCATGAAGGTTATTTTGGCAGCGGTGTTATGGGAGAGTGGTGTAACTGGGGGGCGGATACTAATAATTCTAATTTAAAAAACAACTATAAGAATGTGCGTGTATATGATTATAAATCAGATTCTTATAGAGATACTGGTTTGCAATTCTATGGTTTGATTATGGGGGATCATTCAAAGTGTGCGATAAATACCTCATTTAATACAGGAACTGTAGTAGGAGTGTCAGCAAGTATATTTGGAGGCGGGGTGCCACCCACTTTTGTCCCAGATTTCTCATGGGGAAATCATGGCATATATGAGCTTGAAAAAATGTTTAGCACGGCTAAGTTGGTTTTTGCCCGGCGTAATCGTAAATTTGACAACATTGAACAGTCCATTTTAAACGAAGTGTTTGAAATTACTAGAAAACAGCGAGACTAA
- a CDS encoding type B 50S ribosomal protein L31: MKKDLHPSNYRLVVFKDMSNDYSFVTKSCIDTKETIQWEDGQEYPLVKLEISHTSHPFYTGKMKLVDTAGRIDKFRSRYNKK, from the coding sequence ATGAAAAAAGATTTGCACCCATCAAATTACAGATTAGTGGTATTTAAAGATATGTCTAATGACTATTCTTTTGTAACTAAATCCTGTATCGATACCAAAGAAACTATTCAATGGGAAGACGGACAGGAATACCCTTTGGTTAAATTAGAAATTTCACACACTTCGCATCCTTTCTATACCGGTAAAATGAAGTTAGTTGATACCGCAGGACGTATCGATAAATTTCGCAGCCGTTATAACAAAAAATAG
- a CDS encoding DUF3810 domain-containing protein, giving the protein MLDKTILKKGLSKQLIVTGCFILILTCFFFFFRNAVYVERFYSGKIFPVFAIIGQTLYKWTPVSIGDLLYVICSLIGLVLFVKAIIYIFRRIYLMALIQVISILNITLFIVMLFYLLWGGNYFRVPLEVRMALDMEVKESCELLETAAFCIDQANKYRKLIREEDFLIDNRAIFKRATQLLQENAKLKPFLFVYLPTVKEPISDLLINYAMVSGYFNPFTQETQVNSSMPVFSKPFTACHELGHQSGIGFEDEANLVGFILCTQSDDALFQYSAYYHAMAMLLRQVYLEDKHSYLNLIQLIDKEVLLDVEDEQNYWEKFSGLVNDAGSVFYNQYLLLNNQPEGLRRYDRMTKLLIAWRKKY; this is encoded by the coding sequence ATGCTCGACAAAACAATTTTGAAGAAAGGACTTTCTAAGCAATTAATAGTAACAGGTTGTTTTATATTGATACTCACTTGCTTTTTCTTTTTTTTTCGTAATGCAGTTTACGTCGAACGTTTCTATAGCGGTAAGATTTTTCCGGTTTTTGCAATTATCGGCCAGACGCTTTATAAATGGACGCCGGTTAGTATAGGGGATTTATTGTATGTAATATGTTCGCTTATCGGACTTGTCCTTTTTGTTAAAGCAATTATATATATCTTTAGACGGATCTACCTGATGGCACTCATTCAAGTGATAAGCATATTGAATATCACATTATTTATTGTTATGCTATTCTATCTATTATGGGGTGGAAATTATTTTAGAGTGCCATTGGAAGTAAGAATGGCATTGGATATGGAGGTGAAGGAGTCTTGTGAGTTGCTTGAAACAGCAGCTTTTTGCATCGATCAAGCAAACAAATATAGGAAGCTGATAAGGGAAGAAGATTTCTTGATCGATAACCGAGCGATATTTAAACGTGCTACACAGCTATTGCAGGAAAATGCGAAATTAAAACCTTTTTTATTTGTCTATTTACCAACTGTTAAGGAACCAATCTCAGATCTTTTGATTAATTATGCTATGGTCTCCGGATATTTTAATCCATTTACACAGGAGACACAAGTAAATAGTAGTATGCCTGTTTTTTCAAAGCCTTTTACAGCATGTCACGAACTAGGACATCAGTCAGGCATAGGTTTTGAAGATGAAGCGAATTTAGTAGGGTTTATTCTTTGTACGCAGAGTGATGACGCGCTTTTTCAATATTCAGCGTACTATCATGCTATGGCTATGCTGTTAAGACAGGTATATCTGGAGGATAAACATAGCTATCTAAACTTAATACAACTGATTGATAAGGAAGTGCTGTTAGACGTGGAGGATGAACAAAATTATTGGGAAAAATTTAGTGGATTGGTAAACGATGCCGGATCCGTTTTTTATAATCAGTATTTATTGTTGAATAACCAGCCAGAAGGCTTGAGGAGGTACGATCGAATGACAAAGCTACTGATCGCTTGGCGAAAGAAGTATTGA
- a CDS encoding nucleoid-associated protein, whose protein sequence is MLSHFEASLAQLSIHRIGNKLMDDHYILSESPLNLTDELLPKLLMQYFLSPFEKVQEVFRLTHHSGNLALNELFHFSSSYFDGTTDFHEVSQYIAKHLYNVSNHPKIKAGEVYVVSFENVQLEGESYNALGIFKSETKETYLKVFPEHGAFKVGYEEEGINIQKLDKGCLIVNAEKEHGFKVLAVDQTNRQNEAIYWKDDFLQLKIRNDNFNQTGNLLQVCKKFVSEKLDEAFEMERTDKIDLLNRSMTYFKEKDKFEVDEFTEEVLGNPEAVSMFKDYKSNFEREYDMEIADSFEISNSAVKKQSKIFKSILKLDKNFHVYIHGKRERIEKGFDDEKGMAFYKLYFETES, encoded by the coding sequence ATGTTATCGCATTTCGAAGCTTCCTTAGCTCAACTGTCTATTCATAGGATTGGCAACAAGCTGATGGACGATCATTACATATTATCTGAGTCGCCATTAAACCTAACTGATGAGCTGTTGCCTAAGCTCTTGATGCAGTATTTTTTGAGTCCTTTTGAAAAGGTGCAAGAAGTTTTTCGCTTAACACATCATAGTGGAAATTTGGCATTAAACGAGCTTTTCCACTTTTCATCTTCATATTTTGATGGCACTACAGACTTTCACGAAGTGTCGCAGTATATAGCAAAACATCTATATAATGTTTCTAACCATCCGAAAATTAAAGCAGGAGAAGTGTATGTGGTTAGCTTTGAGAATGTTCAATTAGAAGGTGAGTCGTACAATGCTCTGGGGATTTTTAAGTCGGAAACAAAAGAAACTTATTTAAAAGTTTTTCCTGAACATGGCGCATTTAAAGTAGGATATGAGGAAGAGGGTATTAACATTCAAAAATTGGATAAGGGGTGCTTGATCGTAAATGCCGAAAAGGAGCACGGGTTTAAAGTTTTGGCAGTTGATCAAACCAATAGACAAAATGAGGCTATTTACTGGAAAGATGATTTTTTACAACTGAAGATCAGAAATGATAACTTTAATCAGACCGGTAATTTATTACAGGTGTGTAAGAAATTTGTAAGTGAAAAATTAGATGAAGCTTTTGAAATGGAAAGAACAGATAAAATTGATCTGCTTAACCGATCTATGACTTACTTTAAGGAGAAAGATAAGTTTGAAGTAGATGAATTTACAGAAGAGGTACTGGGCAATCCAGAAGCAGTATCTATGTTTAAGGATTATAAATCTAATTTTGAGCGGGAGTATGATATGGAAATTGCTGATAGCTTTGAAATATCTAATTCGGCGGTGAAAAAACAATCAAAAATTTTTAAATCTATATTGAAATTGGACAAAAATTTTCACGTCTATATACATGGAAAGCGCGAACGTATTGAAAAAGGTTTTGATGACGAGAAGGGAATGGCATTTTACAAGTTATATTTTGAAACGGAAAGCTAA
- a CDS encoding alpha/beta hydrolase family protein, translating to MRVIVFFSIFIFWRFLAYGANVDTVSTPSVAMGKNIKAVIVTPDSYKDSTKFPVVYLLHGYSGNYSDWINNAPEITNLADRYQFIVVCPDGGYSSWYWDNTSDKNFQYETYVARELTEWVDSNYRTIRDKNSRAITGLSMGGHGALYLAFRHQNIFGAAGSMSGGVDIRPFPDNWDISKRIGTYADHPERWEAHTVINMLHLLKPGGLALMIDCGVNDFFFTVNEDLHQKLLEKGVGHDYIVRPGKHDWNYWKNSVSYQLLFMHRFFTNK from the coding sequence ATGCGAGTTATTGTCTTTTTTTCGATCTTCATATTTTGGAGGTTTTTAGCCTATGGGGCCAATGTCGATACGGTGTCAACACCTAGTGTCGCAATGGGTAAAAATATTAAGGCTGTAATTGTAACACCAGATAGCTATAAGGATAGTACGAAGTTTCCTGTTGTTTATCTCCTACATGGATATAGTGGGAACTATAGTGACTGGATTAATAATGCGCCGGAAATTACTAACCTGGCCGATCGGTACCAATTTATAGTAGTATGCCCTGATGGAGGGTATTCAAGCTGGTATTGGGATAACACATCAGATAAGAATTTTCAATATGAAACCTATGTGGCTAGAGAACTTACAGAATGGGTAGACAGCAATTATCGTACAATTAGGGATAAAAATTCAAGAGCTATTACAGGTTTAAGTATGGGAGGGCATGGTGCACTTTATCTGGCATTTAGACATCAAAATATTTTTGGTGCAGCTGGTAGCATGTCAGGGGGAGTTGATATTCGCCCATTTCCTGATAATTGGGATATTTCAAAACGTATCGGTACTTATGCAGATCATCCAGAGCGTTGGGAGGCACATACGGTAATTAATATGTTGCATTTGCTTAAACCGGGTGGACTAGCGCTTATGATTGATTGCGGTGTAAATGATTTTTTCTTTACGGTTAATGAAGATCTACATCAAAAGTTGTTGGAAAAGGGGGTCGGGCACGATTATATTGTGCGACCCGGTAAACACGATTGGAATTATTGGAAAAACAGCGTGTCCTACCAATTGCTGTTCATGCATCGTTTTTTTACGAATAAATAA
- a CDS encoding histone deacetylase: MLKIAYHPTYVHDLPPGHRFPMLKYELIHDQLLYEGIVNQGNFFIPGEIDEYYISLAHDRSYWQRLKHLLLSEKEVRRIGFMLSASLVEREVRIAQGTIEASDYALEHGVAFNVAGGTHHAGSNWGEGFCLLNDQAIAAHYLLHEKKAKKILMVDLDVHQGNGTADIFKDNTAVFTFSVHSQRNFPFRKEVSDLDIGLADGVGDETYLATLKREMPMLIEKVRPDFIFYLSGVDVLASDKLGWLSLSKEGCAKRDEIIFGYCKRFRIPVQVSMGGGYSPVIGDIVDAHCKTFKMAVDILL; encoded by the coding sequence TTGCTCAAGATAGCTTATCACCCCACTTACGTTCATGATTTGCCTCCCGGGCACCGCTTCCCGATGCTAAAATATGAGCTGATACATGACCAACTTTTATATGAAGGGATAGTAAACCAAGGAAATTTTTTTATACCTGGTGAAATTGATGAATATTATATTTCACTTGCACATGACCGGTCTTATTGGCAACGGTTAAAACATCTGTTATTAAGCGAAAAGGAGGTTAGACGTATAGGTTTTATGCTTTCGGCGAGTTTGGTTGAACGAGAAGTTCGCATTGCTCAGGGAACAATCGAAGCTAGTGATTATGCATTAGAACATGGAGTGGCTTTTAATGTTGCGGGAGGAACACACCATGCAGGAAGCAATTGGGGAGAGGGGTTCTGCTTATTAAATGATCAGGCTATTGCCGCTCACTACCTGTTACACGAAAAGAAGGCAAAGAAAATTCTGATGGTTGATTTAGACGTACATCAAGGTAACGGCACTGCCGATATTTTTAAAGATAATACGGCTGTGTTTACATTTTCTGTTCATTCGCAAAGGAATTTTCCATTTAGAAAAGAAGTTTCGGATTTAGACATAGGACTTGCCGATGGTGTAGGGGATGAAACTTATTTGGCTACGTTAAAAAGGGAAATGCCAATGTTAATTGAAAAGGTAAGGCCCGATTTTATTTTTTATCTATCGGGTGTCGATGTACTCGCTTCTGATAAGTTGGGCTGGTTGAGCCTCTCCAAAGAAGGTTGTGCTAAAAGAGATGAGATAATTTTTGGCTATTGTAAGCGTTTCAGAATACCTGTTCAGGTAAGCATGGGTGGAGGTTATTCTCCCGTTATTGGGGATATAGTGGATGCGCATTGTAAGACATTTAAAATGGCAGTTGATATTTTACTATAA
- a CDS encoding GAF domain-containing protein produces MAEDLTINKGSKEEQYQSLIPQIAALLEGEDDRIACLANISAALKTQFDFYWVGFYLVKGEELVLGPFQGPVACSRISKGKGVCGTAWERNEALIVPDVEKFPGHIACSAFSRSEIVLPVIRHGHTIAVLDVDSDVINDFDAIDSEYLEKIIGLIA; encoded by the coding sequence ATGGCAGAAGATTTAACGATTAATAAAGGATCAAAAGAAGAACAATATCAATCACTAATACCTCAGATAGCCGCTCTATTGGAGGGAGAAGACGATCGTATTGCTTGCTTGGCGAATATATCGGCAGCGTTAAAAACACAGTTCGATTTTTATTGGGTTGGTTTTTACTTAGTTAAGGGAGAGGAACTTGTGTTGGGTCCTTTTCAAGGCCCAGTTGCATGCAGTAGGATATCGAAAGGAAAAGGGGTATGTGGAACTGCCTGGGAAAGAAATGAGGCGTTGATCGTGCCTGATGTGGAAAAATTCCCGGGGCATATAGCTTGTAGTGCTTTTTCACGGTCGGAAATTGTACTTCCCGTGATCAGGCATGGACATACCATTGCAGTGTTAGATGTAGATAGCGATGTGATCAACGATTTCGATGCGATTGATAGCGAATATCTCGAAAAGATAATCGGTCTGATTGCGTAA
- a CDS encoding DUF4230 domain-containing protein: MIRKIIYFIGATIFILVLFIAGWLIYYKFDFNKPTVQLSEDVMVEKIADMGKLELVKYSMKDVIERKELRYFLPDQRVLFVAVGEVTGCIDLRQIKKEDIVKYGTDSLTIFLPEPEICYVKVDHKRSKVYDISGAWLPGDTQHLVEGIYRLAEEKLLQNARELAIMEKTKENASIIFKPIVQNFTDVKVKIAFR; the protein is encoded by the coding sequence ATGATCAGGAAGATTATTTATTTCATTGGTGCTACGATATTTATATTAGTTCTTTTTATAGCTGGATGGTTAATCTACTATAAATTTGATTTTAACAAGCCAACAGTTCAGTTAAGTGAAGACGTAATGGTTGAAAAAATTGCCGACATGGGTAAGCTCGAACTCGTAAAATATTCTATGAAAGATGTAATTGAACGAAAAGAACTCAGGTATTTTCTGCCTGATCAACGGGTGTTATTTGTAGCCGTAGGTGAAGTAACAGGATGCATTGATTTGAGACAAATAAAGAAAGAAGATATCGTAAAATACGGTACAGATTCGTTGACCATATTTTTGCCGGAACCGGAAATCTGTTATGTTAAAGTGGACCATAAAAGATCAAAAGTCTATGATATTTCTGGAGCTTGGTTACCGGGAGACACCCAGCATTTGGTGGAAGGAATTTACAGATTAGCCGAGGAGAAACTTCTTCAAAACGCAAGAGAACTAGCTATTATGGAAAAAACTAAAGAGAATGCATCGATTATCTTTAAGCCTATAGTACAGAATTTTACGGATGTGAAGGTAAAGATTGCTTTTAGATAA
- a CDS encoding gluconate 2-dehydrogenase subunit 3 family protein, protein MKRRSAIKNLLIIAGGIAILPACSTENGKASIQLSNLSINGDQEALLAEIAEAIIPAGDTQGAKDLNLHLFVLKMVDDCHPEEEQKQFLKGLDQFNDLSNQKFSKTFMKADIKERQELLATLDATQPHSQDVEAFYKITKRRVIQGFLNSKYVMTDLKQYELIPGRYNGYFPVN, encoded by the coding sequence ATGAAAAGAAGATCGGCAATTAAGAATTTATTGATCATAGCTGGTGGTATAGCTATACTACCGGCCTGTTCCACTGAGAACGGTAAAGCATCTATCCAATTAAGCAATCTATCAATCAATGGTGACCAAGAAGCGCTGCTAGCAGAAATAGCGGAGGCGATTATTCCCGCGGGCGACACACAGGGAGCTAAAGACCTCAATCTTCATTTATTTGTATTAAAAATGGTAGACGACTGCCATCCGGAGGAAGAGCAGAAACAATTTTTGAAGGGGCTTGATCAGTTCAACGATCTGTCTAATCAAAAGTTCAGCAAAACCTTTATGAAAGCAGATATAAAAGAACGCCAGGAATTATTAGCAACGTTAGATGCTACTCAACCTCATTCACAAGACGTTGAAGCTTTCTATAAAATCACCAAAAGAAGAGTTATCCAAGGCTTTCTAAACTCAAAGTATGTCATGACAGACTTAAAACAATATGAATTAATTCCGGGACGGTACAATGGTTATTTTCCCGTCAATTAA